From one Bradyrhizobium sp. Ash2021 genomic stretch:
- the lnt gene encoding apolipoprotein N-acyltransferase, with protein MKSSNKLRTAGLAIILAWGWKRAAIALVAGALSALAMAPFNAWPVLFLTFPVAVWLIDGAAAGRWRGVPAAAMTGFWFGLGYFVPGLYWIGYAFLVDAPTFAWLMPFAVLGLPAYLALFTAFGFALARLLWTRDASRLLALAISLTAAEWLRGHVLTGFPWNAFGYALTEPLALAQTASLIGLWGMTFLTVAIFASPAVLIDGSSRGRKPWIAPVTALLLLVVMGIFGAVRLTLLPTAMTKVKLRIMQPNLQQDVRFNYAAKADVMQKYLTLSDRASGPQSTGVRDAHILIWPESAFPFFLTREADAMAQIADLLPKGTVLITGSVRAPDVPPGVRITRAYNSIYVIDHDGSVLSVYDKLHLVPFGEYLPFQDLMEKLGFVQLTKVQGGFIPGTRRRSMEIPDAPRVLPLICYEAIFPGNISARDDQPGWIVNLTNDGWFGISTGPYQHLQQARLRAIEEGLPVVRAANTGISAVIDPEGRIVARLDLGIEGVLDAGLPAAIPPTVYARTGDIPAATIMVAALLLVIRRRISRRNS; from the coding sequence GTGAAGTCATCCAACAAACTCCGCACCGCCGGTCTCGCGATCATCCTGGCCTGGGGATGGAAGCGCGCCGCCATCGCGCTGGTCGCCGGCGCATTGTCGGCGCTGGCGATGGCGCCGTTCAATGCATGGCCGGTATTGTTCCTGACCTTTCCGGTCGCGGTCTGGCTGATCGACGGCGCCGCGGCCGGGCGATGGCGCGGCGTCCCGGCGGCGGCGATGACGGGCTTCTGGTTCGGGCTCGGCTATTTCGTGCCGGGGCTTTACTGGATCGGCTACGCCTTCCTGGTCGATGCACCGACCTTCGCCTGGCTGATGCCGTTCGCGGTGCTGGGCCTGCCGGCCTATCTCGCTCTATTCACCGCGTTCGGCTTCGCGTTGGCGCGCCTGCTCTGGACCCGCGACGCGTCGCGTCTGCTCGCGCTCGCGATCAGCCTGACGGCAGCTGAGTGGCTGCGTGGCCACGTGCTGACCGGATTTCCGTGGAATGCATTCGGCTACGCGCTGACGGAGCCGCTGGCGCTGGCCCAGACCGCCTCGCTGATCGGGCTGTGGGGCATGACGTTCCTGACCGTTGCGATCTTCGCCAGCCCGGCCGTTTTGATCGACGGCAGTTCGCGCGGACGAAAGCCCTGGATCGCGCCGGTGACGGCGCTGCTGCTGCTCGTCGTCATGGGGATCTTCGGCGCCGTCCGCCTGACGCTGCTGCCGACGGCGATGACGAAGGTCAAGCTGCGCATCATGCAGCCCAATCTGCAGCAGGACGTCCGTTTCAACTACGCCGCCAAGGCGGACGTGATGCAAAAATACCTGACGCTGTCCGACCGCGCGTCCGGGCCGCAATCCACCGGCGTGCGCGATGCGCACATCCTGATCTGGCCGGAATCGGCCTTCCCGTTCTTCCTGACGCGCGAAGCCGATGCGATGGCGCAGATCGCCGATTTGCTGCCCAAGGGCACCGTGCTGATCACCGGCTCGGTGCGCGCGCCTGACGTGCCGCCCGGCGTCCGCATCACGCGCGCCTACAACTCGATTTATGTCATCGACCATGATGGCAGCGTATTGTCGGTTTACGACAAGCTGCATCTGGTGCCGTTCGGCGAGTACTTGCCGTTTCAGGACTTGATGGAAAAACTCGGCTTCGTGCAGCTCACGAAAGTTCAGGGCGGGTTCATTCCAGGCACGCGCCGCCGCTCGATGGAAATACCGGACGCGCCCCGCGTGCTGCCGTTGATCTGTTACGAAGCGATTTTTCCCGGCAATATTTCGGCGCGCGACGATCAACCCGGCTGGATCGTCAACCTGACCAATGACGGCTGGTTCGGAATTTCAACGGGGCCCTATCAGCATCTGCAGCAGGCACGCCTGCGCGCGATCGAAGAAGGGTTGCCCGTTGTTCGTGCAGCCAACACCGGCATTTCCGCGGTCATCGATCCGGAGGGACGAATTGTCGCACGGCTCGATCTTGGCATCGAAGGGGTGCTGGATGCCGGCCTGCCTGCCGCAATTCCGCCGACGGTTTATGCGCGCACCGGCGATATTCCGGCTGCCACAATTATGGTTGCCGCTTTGTTGCTTGTCATCCGGCGCAGAATTTCGCGGCGAAATTCCTGA
- the ybeY gene encoding rRNA maturation RNase YbeY, with amino-acid sequence MSSVLPLTEVLVVADCWQTEPDAEAVIHRAISAAAEIADAGVGDAELAVMLTDDSGIRTLNSNWRGIDKPTNVLSFPALQPTGAGAPDDAPRMLGDIAIAFETTRKEADDEQKPFDHHLSHLAVHGFLHLIGYDHEKDDDAEAMESLEQEILAQLGIPDPYADRERMD; translated from the coding sequence GTGTCTTCCGTTCTCCCCCTCACCGAAGTCCTCGTCGTCGCCGACTGCTGGCAGACCGAGCCCGACGCCGAAGCGGTGATACATCGCGCCATCAGCGCTGCGGCCGAGATCGCCGATGCCGGCGTCGGTGACGCCGAGCTCGCGGTCATGCTGACCGATGATTCCGGCATCCGTACCCTCAACAGCAATTGGCGCGGCATCGACAAGCCGACCAACGTGCTGTCGTTTCCGGCACTGCAGCCGACCGGTGCGGGCGCGCCCGACGATGCGCCGCGCATGCTCGGCGATATCGCCATCGCCTTTGAGACGACGCGCAAGGAGGCCGATGACGAACAAAAGCCGTTCGATCATCATTTGAGCCACCTCGCTGTGCACGGATTCCTGCATTTGATCGGCTACGATCACGAAAAGGACGACGACGCCGAAGCCATGGAAAGTCTCGAACAGGAGATTCTCGCGCAGCTCGGCATTCCCGATCCCTATGCGGACCGGGAGCGGATGGACTGA
- a CDS encoding M20 family metallopeptidase, with amino-acid sequence MTTTSANSFDSGSILDGIRRWVEIETPTDAPEQVNKLADLVAAGYRDLPATVERIAGQSGCGDHLVARSAWGQSEPGILVLSHLDTVHPMGFIERLPFKIEGDVAFGPGIYDMKGGAYLAYHAFRQVCANGARSPLGVTQLYVSDEEIGSPTSRALIEAEGRKAKYVLVTEPARDGGKIVTGRKGVGRFEIFIRGVPSHAGTRPGDGRSAIRELGNIIQTLEAMNDLKRGITVNVGVVRGGTRPNVIAEEAYAEVDMRVPTIADSDELVPKILGLKSRTDGVTVKVMGELNRPPYEKGNAGAALYEHAKTLAAEIGFDLVDTSTGGGSDGNFTAPHTATLDGLGVDGKGAHTHYEQMYISSIEPRARLLHRLYQTLR; translated from the coding sequence ATGACAACCACGTCAGCCAATTCCTTCGATTCCGGATCGATCCTCGACGGCATCCGCCGCTGGGTTGAAATCGAGACGCCGACCGACGCGCCCGAACAAGTCAACAAGCTCGCCGACCTCGTCGCTGCGGGCTATCGCGACCTGCCCGCGACCGTCGAGCGGATCGCGGGCCAAAGCGGATGCGGCGACCATCTCGTCGCGCGTTCGGCATGGGGCCAGAGCGAGCCGGGAATCCTGGTGCTGAGTCACCTCGATACGGTTCATCCAATGGGATTCATCGAACGGCTGCCGTTCAAGATCGAGGGCGACGTCGCATTCGGCCCCGGCATCTACGACATGAAGGGCGGAGCCTATCTCGCCTACCACGCCTTCCGGCAGGTTTGCGCCAATGGCGCGCGCTCGCCACTGGGCGTGACCCAGCTCTACGTCTCCGATGAAGAAATCGGCAGTCCGACCTCGCGGGCGCTGATCGAGGCCGAGGGACGCAAAGCGAAATATGTGCTGGTGACCGAACCCGCGCGGGACGGCGGAAAAATTGTCACCGGACGCAAGGGCGTCGGCCGCTTCGAGATTTTCATCAGGGGCGTGCCTTCCCATGCCGGCACGCGGCCGGGGGACGGCCGCAGCGCCATCCGCGAACTCGGCAACATCATTCAGACGCTGGAGGCGATGAACGATCTCAAGCGCGGCATCACCGTCAATGTCGGCGTGGTCAGGGGCGGCACCAGGCCGAACGTGATTGCGGAGGAGGCCTATGCCGAGGTCGACATGCGCGTGCCGACCATTGCCGATTCCGACGAGCTGGTACCGAAAATCCTTGGTTTGAAATCACGCACCGACGGCGTCACCGTCAAGGTGATGGGCGAATTGAACCGCCCGCCTTACGAAAAGGGCAACGCCGGCGCAGCGCTCTACGAGCATGCAAAAACGCTCGCGGCCGAAATCGGCTTCGATCTGGTGGATACATCGACCGGCGGCGGCTCCGACGGCAATTTCACCGCACCTCATACCGCAACCCTCGACGGCCTCGGCGTCGACGGCAAGGGCGCGCACACCCATTACGAACAGATGTACATTTCATCGATCGAGCCGCGGGCGCGGCTGCTGCATCGGCTGTACCAGACGCTGCGATGA
- a CDS encoding tRNA (guanine(46)-N(7))-methyltransferase TrmB, protein MSALPGDPEDRETPSDEGAAAHARGSFFGRRKGHKLRIHQADLIAHLLPQLALDIGSPAPANLADLFGMPLDDVRLEIGFGGGEHLIAEAQAFPTIGFIGCEPYVNGMAKILTQIEAAQIRNIRLYAGDAAELVAWAPPRSMARIDLIHPDPWPKRRHWKRRFVQDATVAAMARIIKPHGEFRFVSDIDDYCAWTLAHLLRSPDFLWTAERAADWHSPWAGYTMTRYGRKAEREGRKAAYLRFRRVG, encoded by the coding sequence ATGAGCGCGTTGCCTGGCGATCCCGAAGATCGCGAAACCCCGTCTGACGAAGGCGCCGCCGCTCACGCGCGCGGTTCGTTCTTCGGCCGCCGCAAGGGCCACAAACTGCGCATCCACCAGGCCGACCTGATCGCGCATCTGCTGCCGCAGCTGGCGCTCGACATCGGCAGCCCCGCGCCGGCCAATCTCGCCGATCTCTTCGGAATGCCGCTCGACGATGTCAGGCTCGAAATCGGATTCGGCGGCGGCGAGCATTTGATCGCCGAAGCGCAGGCATTTCCCACCATCGGGTTCATCGGCTGCGAGCCCTATGTCAACGGCATGGCCAAGATCCTGACGCAGATCGAGGCCGCCCAAATCAGAAACATCCGGCTTTACGCCGGCGACGCCGCCGAACTGGTGGCATGGGCGCCGCCGCGATCGATGGCCCGGATCGACCTGATCCATCCCGATCCCTGGCCGAAGCGGCGGCACTGGAAACGGCGCTTCGTGCAGGACGCGACGGTTGCGGCGATGGCGCGCATCATCAAGCCGCACGGCGAGTTTCGTTTCGTCAGCGATATCGACGACTATTGCGCATGGACGCTGGCGCATTTGTTGCGCTCGCCGGATTTTTTGTGGACGGCAGAGCGCGCCGCCGATTGGCATTCGCCCTGGGCCGGCTACACCATGACGCGCTACGGACGCAAAGCCGAGCGCGAGGGGCGGAAAGCGGCGTATCTGCGGTTTCGGAGAGTCGGATAA
- a CDS encoding HAD family hydrolase: protein MNASFDLIIFDCDGVLVDSEVISCRAHAETLTRHGYPITPEQVCDRFLGRSTRQATREVEAELGRSLPDDFHTQVYGEIFRLFAESLEATPHIGAALAAIALPKCVASSGPPEKISASLNRVGLYDRFAPHIFSAVQVRHGKPAPDLFLFAAERMQAMPARCLVIEDSVAGVTAALAAGMAALGYHGGSHCRPDTADTLRAAGAAVTFDDMRQLPGLIGRIGEN, encoded by the coding sequence TTGAACGCCAGTTTCGACCTCATCATCTTCGATTGCGATGGCGTGCTGGTCGACAGCGAAGTCATTTCCTGCCGCGCGCATGCGGAAACCCTGACGCGTCACGGCTATCCGATCACGCCGGAACAGGTGTGCGATCGTTTCCTCGGCCGCTCGACGCGGCAGGCGACGCGCGAGGTCGAAGCGGAACTCGGCCGCAGCCTGCCGGACGATTTCCACACCCAGGTCTATGGCGAAATTTTCCGGTTGTTTGCGGAATCGCTGGAAGCCACCCCCCATATCGGCGCGGCGCTGGCCGCGATTGCGCTGCCCAAATGCGTCGCGTCGAGCGGCCCGCCGGAAAAGATCAGCGCCAGTCTCAATCGGGTCGGATTGTACGACCGGTTCGCGCCGCACATTTTCTCCGCCGTGCAGGTACGCCACGGCAAGCCGGCGCCGGATCTGTTTCTGTTCGCCGCCGAACGGATGCAGGCAATGCCCGCGCGCTGCCTCGTGATCGAGGACAGCGTGGCCGGCGTCACCGCAGCGCTGGCGGCCGGGATGGCCGCGCTCGGCTATCACGGCGGCAGCCACTGCCGTCCGGACACCGCTGACACGCTTCGCGCCGCCGGTGCTGCGGTGACGTTTGACGACATGCGGCAATTGCCGGGGCTGATCGGGCGAATCGGGGAAAATTAG
- the miaB gene encoding tRNA (N6-isopentenyl adenosine(37)-C2)-methylthiotransferase MiaB: MKPPRKLHIKSYGCQMNVYDAQRMVDTLAGEGFVETASVDDADLVILNTCHIREKASEKVYSELGRLRVMKDDAARQGREMKIAVAGCVAQAEGEEIIRRAPTVDVVVGPQSYHHLPQLLARAQAHGRALETEFPVEDKFEFLAPPKPAAIRARGISSFVTVQEGCDKFCTFCVVPYTRGAEVSRPVGKIIDDVMRLADNGVREITLIGQNVNAYHGEGPDGRVWPLGRLLQRLAEIPGIARLRYSTSHPRDVDDSLIEAHRDLPALMPFVHLPVQSGSDRVLAAMNRRHTARDYHEVIDRFRAARQDIAFSSDFIVGFPGETEEEFSATLALVMQIGYAGAYSFKYSPRPGTPAADMRETVSAAEMDERLVRLQDLIDSQQSAFNKAMIGKTVDVLFERAARNPGQIVGRTAWLQPAHVMASPDIIGQVLPVTIESLERYSLLGELALPVARPQPSPFSQMTTGA, translated from the coding sequence ATGAAGCCGCCGCGCAAGCTGCACATCAAGTCCTATGGCTGCCAGATGAACGTCTACGATGCGCAACGCATGGTGGACACCCTGGCAGGCGAAGGCTTTGTCGAGACCGCCAGCGTCGACGATGCGGATCTGGTGATCCTCAATACCTGCCACATCCGCGAAAAAGCCTCCGAAAAGGTCTATTCCGAGCTTGGGCGGCTGCGCGTCATGAAGGATGACGCCGCCCGCCAGGGCCGCGAGATGAAGATCGCGGTCGCCGGCTGCGTCGCGCAGGCCGAGGGCGAAGAGATCATCCGCCGCGCGCCGACCGTCGACGTCGTGGTCGGTCCGCAAAGCTACCACCATCTGCCGCAGCTATTGGCGCGCGCACAAGCCCACGGCCGCGCGCTGGAGACGGAATTTCCGGTCGAGGACAAGTTCGAATTTCTGGCCCCGCCGAAGCCGGCGGCGATCCGCGCGCGCGGCATCTCTTCCTTCGTCACCGTGCAGGAAGGCTGCGACAAGTTCTGCACCTTCTGCGTGGTGCCCTATACGCGCGGCGCGGAAGTGTCGCGCCCGGTCGGAAAGATCATCGACGACGTGATGCGGCTCGCCGACAATGGCGTGCGCGAGATCACCCTGATCGGACAGAACGTCAACGCCTATCACGGCGAAGGTCCGGACGGCCGGGTGTGGCCGCTCGGCCGGCTGCTGCAGCGGCTGGCCGAAATTCCCGGCATCGCGCGGCTGCGCTACTCGACCAGCCATCCCCGCGACGTCGATGATTCCCTGATCGAGGCCCATCGCGACCTGCCGGCGCTGATGCCGTTCGTCCATCTGCCCGTGCAATCCGGTTCCGACCGGGTCCTTGCGGCCATGAACCGCAGGCATACCGCACGCGATTACCACGAAGTCATCGACCGATTTCGTGCCGCGCGGCAAGATATTGCTTTTTCATCGGATTTTATCGTCGGCTTCCCCGGCGAAACCGAGGAAGAATTCTCAGCCACCCTCGCGCTTGTCATGCAAATCGGATACGCTGGCGCTTATTCGTTCAAATATTCGCCCCGGCCGGGCACGCCGGCGGCGGACATGCGGGAGACGGTGTCAGCGGCAGAGATGGACGAGCGATTGGTGCGGCTACAGGATTTGATCGACAGCCAGCAATCGGCCTTCAACAAGGCCATGATTGGCAAAACCGTCGATGTGCTGTTCGAACGCGCGGCCCGCAACCCCGGCCAGATTGTCGGCCGCACCGCTTGGCTGCAGCCCGCGCATGTGATGGCATCGCCTGATATCATCGGACAGGTGCTGCCGGTTACCATCGAAAGCCTCGAACGCTATAGCCTGCTCGGCGAACTCGCCTTGCCTGTCGCGCGGCCTCAACCATCACCATTTTCTCAAATGACCACGGGAGCCTGA
- the rimP gene encoding ribosome maturation factor RimP, which yields MTDPTTGSVDLDLLAEPRLVVEPGLAARVSAVAGPVLQGMGYRLVRIKISAESGCTVQIMAERPDGTMQIEDCEAISRALSPVLDVADPIEKAYRLEISSPGIDRPLVRRTDFERYAGHLVKVEMAVAHQGRKRFRGILAGVEGDAVRLHRDDPRADEDADVLLVMEDIADARLVLTDELVAESMRRGKAAERELKQNLGLAPPPPPHAKKSDPAKSNKPKPKLPKKPLPKNTKKHRLAAQGLPGGEFDPSEGD from the coding sequence ATGACCGATCCAACGACTGGTTCCGTGGACCTAGACCTGCTTGCCGAGCCCCGTCTCGTGGTCGAGCCGGGCTTGGCCGCGCGCGTGTCGGCGGTCGCCGGTCCGGTGCTGCAGGGGATGGGCTACCGGCTGGTGCGGATCAAGATATCCGCCGAATCCGGCTGCACGGTCCAGATCATGGCGGAACGGCCCGACGGAACCATGCAGATCGAGGATTGCGAGGCGATTTCGCGGGCGCTGTCGCCAGTGCTCGACGTCGCCGATCCGATCGAGAAGGCCTATCGGCTGGAGATCTCGTCGCCGGGCATCGATCGCCCGCTGGTGCGGCGTACGGATTTCGAGCGCTATGCCGGCCATCTGGTGAAGGTCGAGATGGCGGTCGCCCATCAGGGCCGCAAGCGGTTCCGCGGCATCCTCGCAGGTGTCGAGGGCGACGCGGTGCGGCTGCATCGCGATGACCCGCGCGCGGACGAAGATGCCGATGTGCTGCTGGTGATGGAAGACATCGCCGATGCGAGACTGGTGCTGACCGACGAGCTGGTCGCGGAATCGATGCGGCGCGGCAAGGCAGCCGAGCGCGAGCTCAAGCAGAATCTCGGGCTGGCGCCGCCACCCCCGCCGCATGCGAAGAAAAGCGATCCGGCGAAAAGCAACAAGCCGAAGCCGAAATTGCCGAAGAAGCCGTTGCCGAAGAATACCAAGAAACACCGCCTCGCCGCGCAAGGATTGCCCGGCGGCGAATTCGATCCCAGCGAAGGAGACTGA
- a CDS encoding hemolysin family protein — MPDSDPIHDNPRNTRNLPAVVPEGEVLRPTAENWLTRAIRTLFGWKPGSVRDDLQVVLDASQPDEVGFSAIERTMLRNILGLHERRIADVMVHRADIVAVKRDIPLGELMSLFESAAHSRLVVYNETLDDPEGIVHIRDLLVFMTARARVGEPGKTRRKKPFPAGLDLRAVDLALPLAEANIIRKLLFVPPSMRAIDLLAQMQASRIHLALVVDEYGGTDGLVSIEDIVEQIVGEIDDEHDSDEPPAIVRQADNSFIADARASLDDARSVIGEDFITGEASDEVATLGGYLVSQVGRLPVRGEVISGPGQFEIEVLDADPRRVKRLRIAIRKERPAARTQRESRRREASPDGSTPQANDNAPPSGDGAGSQ; from the coding sequence ATGCCAGACTCCGATCCGATCCATGACAACCCGCGCAACACGCGCAATCTGCCCGCCGTGGTGCCGGAAGGCGAGGTGCTGCGCCCGACCGCCGAAAACTGGCTGACGCGGGCGATCCGCACGCTGTTCGGCTGGAAGCCGGGATCGGTCCGCGACGATCTTCAGGTCGTGCTCGACGCCTCGCAGCCCGACGAGGTGGGCTTTTCGGCGATCGAGCGCACCATGCTGCGCAATATCCTCGGCCTGCACGAACGGCGGATCGCCGACGTGATGGTGCATCGGGCCGACATCGTTGCGGTCAAGCGCGACATTCCGCTCGGCGAGCTGATGAGCCTGTTCGAGAGCGCGGCGCATTCGCGGCTCGTCGTCTACAACGAAACCCTCGACGATCCCGAAGGCATCGTTCACATCCGCGACTTGCTGGTGTTCATGACCGCGCGGGCGCGCGTCGGCGAACCCGGCAAGACCAGGCGCAAGAAGCCGTTCCCGGCCGGGCTCGATCTGCGCGCCGTCGATCTGGCGCTGCCGCTCGCTGAGGCCAACATCATCCGCAAGCTGCTCTTCGTGCCGCCGTCGATGCGGGCGATCGATTTGCTGGCGCAGATGCAGGCCTCGCGCATCCATCTGGCGCTGGTGGTCGACGAATATGGCGGCACCGACGGGCTGGTCTCGATCGAGGACATCGTCGAGCAGATCGTCGGCGAGATCGACGACGAGCATGACAGCGACGAGCCGCCGGCGATCGTGCGGCAGGCCGACAATTCCTTCATCGCGGACGCCCGCGCCAGCCTCGACGACGCCCGTTCGGTGATCGGCGAGGATTTCATCACCGGTGAAGCCAGCGATGAGGTCGCCACCCTTGGCGGCTATCTGGTGTCGCAGGTCGGCCGCCTGCCGGTGCGCGGCGAGGTCATTTCGGGCCCGGGCCAGTTCGAGATCGAAGTGCTCGATGCCGATCCGAGACGCGTCAAGCGCCTGCGCATCGCCATCCGCAAGGAACGTCCCGCGGCGCGCACGCAGCGCGAAAGCCGTCGCCGCGAAGCTTCCCCCGACGGCAGCACGCCGCAGGCCAATGACAACGCGCCGCCGTCCGGCGATGGAGCCGGTTCGCAGTGA
- a CDS encoding helix-turn-helix transcriptional regulator — MSTKAPNPVDKYVGSRVRMRRIMLGMSQEKLGEALGLTFQQVQKYEKGTNRVGASRLQQISEILQVPVSFLFDGGPSGAVNSEGFSEGTSPAYVSDFLATSEGLALTRAFTRIGDAKLRRSIVELVEQIAAREGPDKR; from the coding sequence ATGTCGACCAAAGCGCCCAACCCTGTTGACAAATATGTCGGCAGCCGTGTTCGCATGCGGCGCATCATGCTGGGCATGAGCCAGGAAAAGCTCGGCGAAGCATTGGGCCTCACCTTCCAGCAGGTTCAGAAGTACGAAAAGGGCACCAACCGGGTCGGCGCCAGCCGCCTGCAGCAGATCTCCGAAATATTGCAGGTGCCGGTTTCCTTTCTGTTCGATGGCGGCCCGAGCGGGGCCGTCAACAGCGAAGGCTTCAGCGAGGGCACCTCGCCGGCCTATGTTTCCGATTTTCTCGCAACCTCGGAAGGCCTGGCTCTGACGCGCGCCTTCACGCGCATCGGCGACGCCAAGCTCCGCCGCAGCATCGTCGAACTGGTCGAACAGATCGCCGCCCGCGAAGGCCCCGACAAGCGCTGA
- a CDS encoding PhoH family protein, which yields MPKSASDSPSLAPSRKFDRDMQIPPETQVVIDFDDNRAASALVGPYGQNLALIERRLGVVVDSRGNHISIAGSRDGCDAARRVLEALYAQATQGHELAQGDVEGAIRAVIAQGSLFEFDAKTAKTSFETINLRKRPVRARTAAQDSYIRALKRHEMVFGVGPAGTGKTWLAVAHAAQLFERKEVDRIILSRPAVEAGERLGFLPGDLREKVDPYLRPIYDALYDLMDSRIVERALQTGEIEIAPLAFMRGRTLTNAVIILDEAQNTTSMQMKMFLTRLGENSRMIITGDPSQVDLPHGQTSGLAEAAKLLDGVEGIAQVKFTAEDVIRHELVARIVAAYEGLPQKPATGRS from the coding sequence TTGCCCAAAAGCGCATCGGATTCACCTTCACTCGCTCCCAGCCGCAAATTTGACCGCGACATGCAAATTCCACCGGAAACACAGGTCGTCATCGACTTCGACGACAACCGTGCCGCGTCCGCGCTGGTCGGACCTTACGGGCAGAATCTGGCGCTGATCGAGCGGCGGCTCGGCGTCGTCGTCGATTCGCGCGGCAACCACATCTCGATCGCCGGATCGCGCGATGGCTGCGACGCCGCGCGGCGCGTGCTGGAAGCGCTCTATGCCCAGGCCACCCAGGGCCACGAACTGGCGCAGGGCGACGTCGAAGGCGCAATCCGCGCCGTGATCGCACAGGGGTCGCTGTTCGAATTCGACGCCAAGACCGCCAAAACCTCGTTCGAGACCATCAATCTGCGCAAGCGCCCGGTGCGCGCGCGCACCGCGGCGCAGGATTCCTACATCCGCGCGCTGAAGCGCCACGAGATGGTATTCGGTGTCGGTCCCGCCGGCACCGGCAAGACCTGGCTCGCGGTGGCGCACGCCGCGCAATTGTTCGAGCGCAAGGAAGTCGATCGCATCATCCTGTCGCGGCCGGCGGTCGAAGCCGGCGAACGGCTCGGCTTCCTGCCCGGCGATTTGCGCGAGAAGGTCGATCCCTATCTGCGCCCGATCTACGACGCGCTCTACGACCTGATGGATTCGCGGATCGTGGAGCGGGCGCTGCAGACCGGCGAGATCGAGATCGCACCGCTGGCTTTCATGCGCGGCCGCACGCTGACCAATGCCGTCATCATCCTGGACGAGGCGCAGAACACCACCTCGATGCAGATGAAGATGTTCCTGACCCGGCTCGGCGAGAACAGCCGCATGATCATCACCGGCGATCCCTCCCAGGTCGACCTGCCGCACGGCCAGACCTCCGGGTTGGCGGAAGCCGCAAAACTGCTCGACGGCGTTGAGGGCATCGCGCAGGTGAAATTCACCGCCGAGGACGTGATCCGCCATGAACTGGTGGCGCGGATCGTTGCCGCTTACGAAGGATTGCCGCAAAAGCCGGCAACCGGCAGATCTTGA
- a CDS encoding DUF2336 domain-containing protein yields MTTATTLIPGLDEIVRGGDPKRRAEAARRISELFLQGAATFRADHVDLFDGVLTSLVPHAEFAARADLAERLSLLANAPRGLVGQLAHEDEIAIAGPLLRRSPVITEQVLIEIAATKGQGHLLAMSERPALSADLTDVIVRRGDRDVVRRAARNAGAQFSSSGYSTLIKRAGQDGVLTLAVGQRDDLSAEQLKDLLAGSIDVVRRRLFDVVKPARQSAIKRAMSEISGLTERVESQRDFAPAQRTVLALHRAGELNESALLGFAKSYKYEESVAALSAMTGVKIATLDRLIAGERYDPILIAGKAVGLEWATVRALILLRLGPNRVASPADIESARVNFARLMPSTAERVVGFWKLRPSG; encoded by the coding sequence ATGACAACAGCGACCACGCTGATCCCCGGACTCGACGAGATCGTCCGAGGAGGCGACCCCAAACGCCGCGCCGAGGCCGCGCGCCGGATCAGCGAGCTGTTCCTGCAGGGCGCAGCGACTTTCCGCGCCGATCACGTCGATCTGTTCGACGGTGTCCTGACCAGTCTGGTCCCGCACGCCGAATTTGCCGCGCGCGCCGATCTGGCCGAGCGGCTGTCGCTGCTTGCCAACGCGCCGCGCGGGCTGGTCGGGCAACTCGCGCATGAAGACGAAATCGCGATCGCGGGGCCGTTGCTGCGCCGATCGCCCGTCATCACTGAGCAGGTGCTGATCGAAATCGCGGCGACAAAGGGCCAAGGCCATCTGCTGGCGATGTCGGAGCGGCCGGCGCTTTCGGCCGATCTCACCGACGTCATCGTGCGCCGCGGCGATCGCGACGTCGTCCGGCGCGCGGCACGCAATGCCGGTGCACAGTTCTCGTCATCGGGCTATTCGACGCTGATCAAGCGCGCCGGCCAGGACGGCGTGCTGACGCTTGCGGTCGGTCAGCGCGACGATCTGTCGGCCGAGCAATTGAAGGATCTGCTGGCCGGTTCGATCGATGTCGTTCGCCGCCGTCTGTTCGATGTGGTCAAGCCCGCAAGACAATCGGCGATCAAGCGGGCGATGAGCGAAATCTCAGGCCTGACCGAGCGGGTCGAGAGCCAGCGCGATTTCGCGCCGGCCCAGCGCACGGTGCTGGCGCTGCACCGGGCCGGCGAACTGAACGAGAGCGCGCTGCTCGGCTTTGCGAAATCCTACAAATACGAGGAATCGGTTGCGGCGCTCTCCGCCATGACCGGCGTGAAAATCGCAACGCTGGACCGTCTGATTGCCGGCGAGCGCTACGATCCGATCCTGATCGCCGGCAAGGCGGTCGGCCTCGAATGGGCGACCGTGCGTGCGCTGATCCTGCTTCGGCTGGGCCCGAACCGGGTGGCGTCGCCGGCCGACATCGAAAGCGCGCGCGTGAATTTCGCGCGCCTGATGCCGTCGACCGCCGAGCGCGTCGTCGGCTTCTGGAAGCTCCGCCCGTCGGGGTGA